ACTCGAAGCGGTGCTACGCTCCTACCGTCGGCAACGCACCGAGCAAGAACGTGAAAAAAAACAACCGGCCCGCATCGGCGCCATCATGATCGATCCCGAGCGATTTCGAGTCGAAGTCAACGGCAGCGCGGTCGAAGTGACTCGCATTCAGTTCACGCTGCTCTACGCGATGGCCAGCCAACCCGACCGCACGTTCACTCGCCCACAACTTCGAGGAATCATCGCCGAGCTGGGAGGGAATCTCGACGACGGATCGATTAAATCGCACATCCACCACCTGCGGCGGCGTCTGGGAGTCGCAGGACGGCAGATTGAAACGGTGCGCGGCCTCGGCTACCGACTAGTTACTTGACGAGCCGTTATGGTATCCGCCGCTTACTGCAATGTACGCGTTCAGGGCCGGTAATCCCGTCTCCATTCAAGTGAATAAAGCGCCTGGTTCTACACCGCTTAGCAGAAATGCGGATTTTTGAGATGCAGATACGGCAGGTCATGCTGCCCTCTAGGGAGCCATTTACGGCATTAAAAGCACAAACCAGGGCCAGCACATGCCGTGCTAGCCCTGGCGGGCGATGGCTCGACGCGATACATGGCGAACTAATTTCCGCCCATCGAATTTTCAATCGTCTTTTGGATCTTCTCCAAATTAAACGACCCCGGTGTTTGGCTCGGCGGGTATTCCTTCATCGACATCAAAAACTTGCCGCCGAGTTGCTGCATCGGCGCCAACAGGTAGACGCGGTCTAGGAACCAGTCGTTGTAAACAGTGGCGTTGTGTTGAGCCCGTTCGAACGGGTCGCGGCGAAGATTGAACAGGAGCGGGACGCGGAGTTCGGTGAACGGCTCGCGCCAGACGCCGAACGCTTCGCCGCGGTTTTCGAGGAAGACCGCCTTCCAGTCGTCGTAACGCATCGCGACGATTTGGCCGTCGTCGTTGACGTAGATAAACTCGTGCCGCGGCGACTCCTCGACCTTGCCTGTGAGGTAGGCAAGCTGATTGTGGCCGTCGAGATAATTGTGGTACTTGCGGCCGTTGAGCTCAACGCCGTCTCGCACCTTCTTGACGATTTGATCGTCGCCCGCGGCGGCGGCGAAGGTGGGGAGCCAATCTTCGTGGGCGACGATGCCGTTGAGCATCTTGCCTGCGGGGAAGTGATTCGGCCAGCGGACGAAGCACGGAACGCGGTAGGCGCCTTCCCAGTTCGAGTTCTTCTCGCTGCGGAACGGCGTCGTGCCGGCGTCGGGCCACGTGTTGTAGTGGGGGCCGTTGTCGGTCGAGTACATGACGATCGTGTCGTCGGCAAGGCCGAGCTCCTCGAGGTAATCGAGCAGCTGGCCGACGTGGACGTCGTGCTCGATCATACCGTCGGTGTATTCGTCGTTCCCCTTGTGGCGATGCTCGTCGCGCACATGGGTGCGGAAGTGCATGCGGGTGCCGTTCCACCAGCAGAAGAAGGGTTTGCCGGCGTCCTTCTGGCGTTTGATGAAGTCCTTCGCGGCGGCGACTGTTTCGTCGTCGATCGTTTCCATCCGCTTCTTGGTGAGCGGCCCGGTGTCTTTGATCGTTTGGCCCCCTTTGCCGTCGGCCTTGCAGTGGAGCACGCCGCGCGGGCCGTAGACGTCGCTGAACTTGCGGCCGTCGGCCATGATCATTTCGGCGGGGTAGTCTTCGTTCTCAGGCTCTTCCTCGGCGTTGAGGTGATAAAGGTTGCCAAGAAACTCGTCGAAGCCGTGCATCGTCGGCAGATGTTCGTCGCGATCGCCTTGGTGGTTCTTGCCGAACTGACCGGTGGCGTAGCCGTTGCTCTTCATGACGGTCGCCATCGTGACGTCGGTCTTTTGCCAGCCTTCTTTGGCGCCAGGGAGACCGACCTTCGTCATGCCGGTGCGCACCGGGACGCAGCCGCCGATGAAGGCGGCGCGGCCGGCGGTGCAGCTTTGCTGAGCGTAGTAATCGGTAAAAGAGAGACCTTCTTTGGCGAGGCGGTCGATGTTGGGGGTATGGTAACCCATCATGCCGCGGCTGTTGGCGCTAATGTTCCAGGTGCCGATGTCGTCGCCCCAGATGACGAGGACGTTTGGCTTGTCGGCGGCCGAGGCCTGTCGCGCGGCGGCGAGCAGGCCGCAGAGAGCGATGGCGACGGCGACGCAACGAAATGGATGAGTCATTTCGCGTCTCCTTGGTGAACGGTGGCGAGAAGATGGGAGGGAGGCGCGGCTCCCGCTAGCTCAAGAGTGGACTATTCCACAGCGAAGTGCAACTTACGGCGGCGTGAATTCCGGTGTTTTGCCGGCAAGATGAGAAGAAATCCGCAGCCCGCCATACGGAATTGGAGCCGCAGGATGGGCGATCGCCCTAGTAACGAACGCCGACGCCGACGTTGGAGAAGAAGTTAGCCGCGTCGTCGCCCAGGCCCCAACCGACGCGAACGCCGACTTCAAAGTCAGGCGTGACGAGGTAATGGACGCCCGGGCTGACGTACGACTGGCTAAGTTCCTCGGCGCGGCCGTCGGTGTAGATGCCGAAGTATTCGATGTGGGCGTTCCACTGCTCGACGACGTTGCACTTGAGCACTGTCGACGGCGCCCAGCGATCGAAATTGTCGGCCTCGTCGCGACCATCGCCATAGCGAACGGCTGAGTCCCACAGCCAGTCTTCGCCGAGTTCCCAGCCCCAGGCGTACGTGCCGACGAAGTGCGTCGCCGTTTCGACGCCGCTCGTCGGCGTCGCGGCTTGGGCGATGACGACGCTGCGCGGCATCCAACCGTCTTGATCGGTAAGCGCGGCCTTCAGGCCGTAGATGACCTTCGCTTCGCTTTCGGCTTCAGTGGAATCGAAGTCGTCGTCGCCGCCCGCGCCGCCGGAGATCGAGTTCGCGGCGCCGCCGACTTCGTAGTTCGAGCCGATGCGAAACTCAAGCCACTCGTTGACGCCGTAGCGGGCGATCAACTCGGGGAAACTATGCGTCTCGGGGACGCTGCGATTGTCGATGAACGAGTAACCCGATTCCACGATCAACCGCTGAGCGCCGGCGGTGACCGTCGCCGGAGTGAATGAATCGCGATCGGTCTCGATGCGGTCAGATTCTTGCGCTAAACCCACGCGCTGAGTAACCGCCAACGACAAGACGGCAATAATCGCCCAGTTTCGCATGAAACGCGAGCCGTCCCAATTTCGATTCAATCACTTCTGTATACGCAGGTCGTCCTGCTTCGTGGGAGAGCTTCAGTAAATCGACGGCAGGCCGCAGCATTTAACATCGACTCTCGCCAGCGACTTAAGCCGCCTCAAAAATCCAGAGTGCAAGCGGTGAAGCGATGACCTCGGCGATCGAGAATCGCTCGCCGCTGCCGATCAACAGGAAGGCTTCGCAACGCCTTGCGCACCCGTGGGAAATAAGCGTGCTCATAAGGCGGCGCCAACAGCATTGCACTCAGCTCACACGCCGAGTGAATTGCCGTATCGCTCTCGGATAATTTCTTCGGCCAACTCGAAGCGGCGATTGTACGGCCCATGCACCAGAGCCCAGGCCACGCCTTGGCTGCCTAATTGCTCCGCAAAGCGAGTGTGCATCCAGTGGCGAATATGTTCGCCGTCGCGAAATCCGTCTTGCACGAAGGGTACGTCAGGAGGCGTAAGCAAGTAGAGATCAACACGGTCAGCGGCGCCAATGGCATCGACTCGCGCGTCGCGAGCGTGGTAGTACCGTTCGTGCCACGTTCCCGTGGCGAAGGCGTTCGTGTCGCAGACAAGAATGCGGTTGGCGCTGCGCGCGGCGAGGTTTTCACGGCGTTGCTGTTCTTGAGCGATGTCAACAAACTCGTCGTGGCTCCACGACGGCGGCGGATCGTCGAGCGTGCGGCCTGCTAATTTTCGCTCCCAGTGCTCGCGGCCATATTCCGGAACCCAAATCGTGTCGAACCGTTCGGCCAACTGCTGGGCGAGCGTTGTTTTGCCGGTCGATTCGGCGCCAATCAAGACGACACGTCGCACGAAGTGCGCCCGCACGCATGGTTCGAGCATGTCCCAATGTTTTAGCGGATCGCTGCGGACGGCGGTTGCGGAGATCGGAAACGCCGTTCGCTCGCGATCAATCATCACGTGCCGTGAGCCCATCAGCCCGGCATAGACGGGCCCGTAGTCCTCGCTCGTGAAGACAACGTCGGGAGCGCGGCCCAAGTAGCGAATCGTGAAATCAGCCCACTGCTGGCTGTCGTCGTCGAGTTCGTCCGGCACGAGGCGAATGTCGCAGTCAGGGTGAATCTCCTCTAGCCACGCTTTTCGCAGTTCGCCTGGGATTGTTTGCGACGGGTGGGCGGCGACCATTACGATCAGCTGATCAACCTGTCGGCGCGCCGCCTCGATGAGATGCTTGTGACCGCGATGGGGCGGGTAGAACTTGCCCACGATGAAACCGAGCGTCATGGCGAACCGACTCCCACCAGGGGACCGAATTCCGTTTCCGCCGCCGATTCACGGTGGGTCCGTTGCCACGCCCGCCAGCCCATCACTGCCATCGCGAGGAAAATCGCGTAGAGCAGTGCCGTTAGGTAGAGCTCCTTGTACACGTAGAGCGGCACGTAGATCGCATCGACCAGGATCCAGCCGGCCCAACTCTCTAGCCGCTTGCGGTTCAGCAACCACTGCGAAACGAGGCTGAGCGATGTCGTGAGGGCGTCCCAAAACGACGCCGATCCGCCCGCATGATGTAGCAGTCTCCACAGCCCTAACGTGCAGCATGCCGCAAAGATGGCGGTGAGCAACAGCTCACGGTGCGACGAACGCGAGATCCGCAGCGTTGTGCGATTCGCTCCGCCCCGCAACCAAAGCCGCCACCCGACGACGCCGAGGATAAAGTAGATGATCTGCAGCCCCGCGTCGGCAAACAGTCGCGACTGAAAGAAAACGACGCTAAAAGTGGCGACGTTTAAGAGGCCGATTGGAAAGTTCCACACGCTTTCCTTCACCGTGAGCCAGACGCAAACGGTCCCAGTGACGAAGGAAGCCGCCTCTAACCATGTGGCGCGGCCGAGGAGGGCCATCGTCACGGCGAGCGCCGCCGCCGCGGCGCCCAGCGCGATCATGGTGAGGGACTCTTTCGACATCGTTCGCGAACTCGCTCCGCCTGCTGCTAGTGCTCGATGACCGACAGGTATTCCGGCGGAACGTGGTCGGTGAGCCAGATGTCGTTGCCGGTGACGTAGAACTCGCACCCCGCAGCATTCATCCGTGCGGCGTCGACCGCCAGGAGGACCGGTTTGCCATGACGCATCGCTACCTGGATCATCGTCTCTTTGTTCGTCGACAGGTGCACATGATGTCGGTTGCGCTTCATCAAGCCGTCAGCCAAGATCGAATCGAGGTTGCGCGTCGCCGTTCCATGATACAGTACCGGCGGCGGCGCGGTTGGCTCATAACCGAGATCGACTTCCACAGAATGGCCCTGGCGGGCGCGGATTTGCGAACCGTCGGAGCTAAATTCAAACCGCTGCTTCGTACACTCGGCGACGATCGTTTGCAGCATCTCAAGGGCCAGCGCCTTGCCGGCGCGCTCCATCGCGTCGAGCAGGACAGGCACATCGACCCAGCCCCCCTCTTGCAGTTCCAAGCCGATCGTGTCGGGCCGATGGCGCAACACGTAACTGAGACTCTTGCTGATGGGCTTTCGTTGTTTCTCGTTCATTGTTCGTATCCTATGGTTACTTCTAATCATTTTTGTTTGTATTGATTGCCGCGCGCCTGTCGCGCCTCTTGAGCGGCGAACACCCCGGCCCATAGCTTGAGATCAACAGCCGCGCCGTGCGCCGCCAGCCACTCGGCGACATTGGCGAGCGGCGGCTCGTGGATCGTGATCGATTCCGTCCCGTCGCCGCCGCCAGCTTCGACCTTCTGCAAGCCTTCCGCGAGGAACAGAACGATCGACTCGTCGGTCAGGCCGGGCGAGGAATAACCGACGCCCAGTTCAGTCCACCTTGACGCCGCGTAGCCGGTTTCTTCCAGCAGTTCGCGTTGCGCAGCGAGCAGTAGCGATTCTCCCTCTTGCCCCGAAATATCGCCCGCCAGGCCTGCAGGCAGTTCAACCACCTTCCGACCGACCGGCGGGCGAAACTGCTCGACCAAGACGACTCGCTCGTCATCGGTGATGGCCACAATGCCGACCGCCGGGCGTCGCGTGTTGCGCGAGACGAACTCCCAGCCATGGCGTCCGAACATCGTGATGTGGCGGCCGGCGTAGAGAGTCTGCGGCGTCGATTCGTGCGACATAGTTAAAGTCCTGCGATTGGCAACAGCAATTCAGTGGAGTTCACATTGTCTTTGGATCAATTTTCATCTTATCTCCACCCCAGCGTCGCGCATCGCCTCAATCGCCCGCGCGCAGTCCCCAGGCTGCAAATCGACGCCCCGCACGGCGTGCTGAAGCAGGACGACGCGAAAACCGAGGTCGATTGCATCAAGCGCCGTCGCCTTGACGCAATAGTCGGTCGCGAGACCTGCAACGTGAACTTCATCGACGCCACGGCTGCGTAGGTACTCGGCCAATCCGGTCGAACGCCGCCGCGCGTTGTCGAAGAACGCACTGTAACTGTCGACCGTTGGATCGGTTCCTTTCCGAACGACATGGTGAATGTCGGCGTGGTTCAGCTCATTCGACAATTCGGCGCCATGCTCGCCTTGCACGCAATGCGTTGGCCACAGCACTTGGTCGAGATCGCCGAGGCGGACCACGTCGCCGACGCCGCGCCGCGGGTGCTCGGCAGCGAACGATCCGTGATCCGGCGGATGCCAGTCCTGTGTGGCAACCACTAGCTCGTATTGCGGAATCAAGAGATTCACGGCGTTGATCACTTCGTCGCCGCGCGGCACAGCCAGTGCGCCGCCCGGCAGGAAGTCGTTTTGCACGTCAATGATGAGCAGTGCTTTCATATAGCAATTCACCTAGTAAGGTGGGAGCAGACGACGCAGGGCGAGCTCAATAACGACGGCGGCCACGACAAGGTTTCGTCCCAGCGTCGCCGTCCATCGCAGCGACGGAGTTTGCGCCGGAGAGTGAGAAGCGGCTGCTTCGTCAAGCGAGCGTGCGAGCGTCGCCATCCACTCCGTAGTTCGCGGCCACTCGCTCAACCGTGCCACCCAATCTCCCGGCACACCCTCGACGCCGATGTTCGCACCGCAGATAGCGCCCGCAATCGACGCTACCGAATCAGTATCACCCCCTAGTAGTACGGCATTCGTCACGCAGGCCCGCATGTCCGTTGGCGAACTCGCCCAACAGTAGAGGGCCGCCGGGACCGATTGATTGACATATCCCGTGACGCCTCCGATCCAATCTTGCGAGTCGGCAAATTCCTGCGGCGACTCTCCTCGTTCCAGCGCTGCGACAGCATTCGCAATGCGGCGACGAAGCTCATCGCCGGTCGCGTCTTGCGACGCTGCGTGCAGCAATTCCAACGGCGTCTGCTGGTTCCCGTCAATCGTCAAACGGGCGGCCCGCGCCACCAGCAGTGCACCCTCTTCAGCTCTGGGATCTGTGTGCGTCAATCGAGTCGAACATCGGTTCAGTGCAATCAGCGCCTCTGTGCTGCTCGCCACGACGCCCAATATCGCCGAACGCATGGCCGGACCGTTGCCCGCACTGCGAACGCCGCTGTGAGCGGGACCGAATCCGACCAACAGCCGAAGGCATGCCTTGAGCGTCGCAAAGCCAACTCCCACCGGCGCCGTCGCAATCCATCGCTTTAGTTGCTGCGCGAATTCTCGCTCGAACTCCTGTGGTTGGCAGCCAGTTCGCGCCAATGAATAGGCTGCTAGCAGCGTGTGCTCGGTGTCGTCGCTGCAAAACCCCTTGCCGAAAATCAATTCCGGCCGCACCGCGTCGACGCCGTAAAGCCGCGCCGCGCGCCGTCTCGAGAGTCCCTCGCGCCGCAGTCCCGCGGCGTCGCCAACAGCGGCGCCGAGGATGCAACCCAAGATGTGCGAGTAGCGGTCCATGATCAAATCTCGAAGTGAAGCCCCTGCTTCATCAGTCGGTCGTACTTGCGTTTATCGAACCGGTAAAGCCGCGCCGCGCGGTGAGCGACGTCTTTCTCAATCTCGCCCGTCTCTTTGACGAACTCCATCGCCAGCACCTTCTTGCGGAAGTTGCGTTTGTCGAGTTCGCGGTCGAGGATCAACTCGTAAAGACGTTGCAACTGAGTGAGAGTGAATCGCTCGGGCAGGAGTTCAAAGCCAATCGGCTGGTAGCTCACCTTGTTGCGCAGCCGTTCGACCGCTGTCTTCAGGATGTCGGCATGGTCGAACGCCAGTTTCGGTAGGTCGCTCAAACTGAACCAGGCGGCGTTGCGAGCGTCGGTGCTGGCCCGAACCGAGTGCCCGGCGAGATTCACTAACGCATAGAACGCCACCGTGACGACCCGTTCGCGCGGGTCACGCGCGACTTGCCCGAACGTGTAGAGCTGTTCGAGGTAAATGTCGTGCAATCCCGTTTCTTCGTGGAGCTCGCGGCGGGCCGCTTCGTCAAGCGTTTCGTCAACGCGGACGAAGCCGCCAGGAAGCGCCCAAGCGCCGGCAAACGGCTGAAGGTCGCGTTCGATGAGCATCACCTTCAGTTCGTCGTCGTCGAGAGCGAAGACGACGATGTCGACCGTGAGCGCTGGACGCGCAAACTCGTAGGTATGGGTCATCGTCGCCTCCTGAAGCTTTCTTATTGTCTCATCGACACTATTTTGGTGTTTTATTTACACTAAGTCAAGCGAGGAGATAGAGACGTTAGGTTCAGGCTTGAGTAGTCGAGTTCCGAAGAATAATCGAAAGAGTGTCTGCTCGGCTGCTGCCGCTACCTGCCAGCGTCGAGCTCGCGCAGTTCTCGCCGGAATCCGCCCGATAGGATTGGAAAGCGGCACCATGTCTTCGGGTCGAGATTCTTATCATCGACATGGAACGACGGCGCGTAGCGTTCACGCTTCCACTGATTGCGGCACCACAGCTCGAAGAAACGCCGGATCCAGATCACGAGCTGCGGCTGGGCATATTGGGTAAACTCTGCCGCAACGAACGCCAGCACCTCGCCTGGCGAGCGTTTTTCCCCGATCGCTTGGTGCTCGATCGCATCAAGCAGATCGTACGGCATCAGGTCGGTTTCGTCGGTTTGCGATTGCTCGGCAGGGCGCAGCTCCGCCGTCGGCCGCAGTGCATTGACGACCGCCAGTTCAGGGAGGGGGCCAATTCCCACGGGGCCTTGTACCTCGAGCCAACGAAGCCAGCGCCGCAGGAATGCCTTATCGATGCCGGCGATCGGGCTGATGCCTCCGCACGTATCGCCATCCATCGTGGCGTAGCCGACGGCCGCCTCGGAGCGGTTGCTCGTCGCCAGCAGCAGCGCGTTGTTCACGTTGGCCAGCATCCAGACCGACGGGCCTCGCGCGCGAGCCTGAATGTTCTGCAGCGTCACGTCGTCGGTGCTCCACTGGAGCTGCCGGCCAAGCGCCGCTTCGACTTTCGAGCGATAGCTCTGGCAGACATCGTCGACATCGAGTTCGTAGTGCGTGGCGCCAATCGCCTTCGCGATGGCGGCGGCGGCGGAAAGCGTGATCGCGGAGCTTTGCCGCGTCGACTGATACGCGGTCGTGAGCAACCGACCCACGAGCGCGGCGGCGTCAATCTCTGCAGAAATTTGGCTTCTATCGATGCCGAGCAACATCGCGAAGCGCTCGCCGCCAAACTCCTCGAGTCCCAGCCGCACCATGATCGCCACCAGCGCCGCCACAGCCGCCGAATCGGCCCCGCCGCTAAGCGAGACGACGAATCCCTTGGCCCGGCTTTTGCGAAGATAGTCGAATAGCCCCAGCGTGATCGCGCGAGTGAACTCCTCTTCTTGCGACGATTCCGCCGCCTCCCAAGCGGCCGCTCGACTCACCCGCACCTCCGGCGCCGCGTTGTTAAAGGAGAAATCGACCGCAACTGCCGGCTCCGCGTTCAATTCGACCGCCGGCTGAAAGCTGGCCGATTGCGCGCGTCGCATGCGAAGCGCGTCGACGTCGACGACCGCGTCGATCACGCTTACCGGGGCCATCGTCAACCGCGGCCCGCTGACAAGCAGTTCTCCGCTGGCGGCGATGAGCGTATGGCCGTCGTAAATGACGCGGCCCGCCTCGTTGCCCGCCAGGTTGCTGTAAACGTAGCCGACGCCGAACGTCCGCGACGATTCGACCACGAGCTGCCGCCGCGTCGCGTGCTTGCCAAAGGCAAAGTGGCTGGCACTCGGATTCAAAATTAGATCGACGCCGCGCCGCATTAAATGATCGGCGGGACGATCGGCCACCCAGGCGTCTTCGCAGATTTCAAAGCCGATGCGGACGCCGTCGACTTCGAACAACATCTCGCCGACGCGACACTCCTCGCCCGCGAGACGCATCGTCGCCGACTGCCCCGCCGGCCAAGGCTTGAACCACCGCGGCTCGTAGTGCAACCCGTCGCCGGCGAGGCGTTGCTTCGCGGCGACGCCGACCAAGCGGCCATCGACAACCAGCGCGGAGCCATTGAACAAGGCCCCGCCGTAGAGCAGCGGTAAGCCAATCGAAACCGCCATCCCGTGAGTTTCGCCCAGCAACTCGCTGAGCACCTGCTCGGCCATCATCGCGACGGCGTGCGAAAAGAACGCGTCCTCGCAGCCGTAGCCGGTGATGCACAACTCCGGCAAGCAGAGGATCTGAACTTCGCGCTCTCTGGCGATTGCGATCGCGCGACGAATGTTATCGGCATTGCCATCCCAATCGAGCGGCGTCTGGTTGAGCGCAGCGGCAGCGACGCGCAGCAGTTTCATCGTTCTCCTCCGTCGACATGCCGCAGCGGCGCAGCGAATTCGCCGGCAATCGAACGCACCGTGAGAAACACCGAGTTTGCTTGTGCAAGCTTCGACGCCCGCGGATGGCTGTTCGTGGCGATGACGTGCGAAATGACGCCGCTGCGACGAATCTCCGCCAACGCATCGCCGGAGAATAGGCCGTGCGTCGTCACGCAAGCGACGCCGCTGGCGCCAGCGCGATGGTACGCCTCCGCCGCGATCAGCAGCGACCGTCCTGAGCGAATCATGTCGTCGTAGATGACGACTTGCCGCCCCTCGACGTCAGCGTTCATCGCGGTAACCACCGGATGGCCGTCGGCGAGCCGCTTCTTGAACACAAAACTCGCCGGCACGCCAATCTCGTTCGCCAGCGATTCGACCCACTTCGCACGACCGGCGTCGGTGCTCGCGAGAACGAAGCGTTCGCCGCCGAGCTGCTTGATCGCCGCCGTCACCGTCGGCTTGCCGTACACATGCACCGCCCGCAAACCGTTCTCGAAGTAATACTGAATCCCCTCGGCATGCAGGTCCAATAGGAGTAGACGATTTCCCGCACACGCGCGAGGAATGGAAGACAAAAGCTGGGCACGCGTTTTGGCCTTCACGATCTCGCCAGGACGGACGGCGCGATCCATCGTCGCGTAGCCGTAGTAGGGCGCCACGATCGTCAGCGAGCGCGCTCCCTCGTGCACGAGCCCCGACGCCAGGTCGAACAGTTCCAGCGTCTCTGTTTCCGAAATCGTTCCGCCGACTAGCACGACGTTCCGGTCGCATACATCTGACGCGATGCGGTGATAGAACTCGACGTCGTCGAACGTCTTCCGCTCGATGACGCCGATCTCGCCTCCCGTGATTCCCGCTAGCTCGTCACGAAGATACTCGTAGCTGGCCGTTGCGAAGAGTTGCATCATCCCTCCGGAGTTGCGGCAACCTGCGGATCGCGGGCCGCTTGAATCATGGCGTCGCGGCACTCGTGCAAGCCGACGTCGAGCCCCACCGG
This sequence is a window from Lacipirellula parvula. Protein-coding genes within it:
- a CDS encoding arylsulfatase; its protein translation is MTHPFRCVAVAIALCGLLAAARQASAADKPNVLVIWGDDIGTWNISANSRGMMGYHTPNIDRLAKEGLSFTDYYAQQSCTAGRAAFIGGCVPVRTGMTKVGLPGAKEGWQKTDVTMATVMKSNGYATGQFGKNHQGDRDEHLPTMHGFDEFLGNLYHLNAEEEPENEDYPAEMIMADGRKFSDVYGPRGVLHCKADGKGGQTIKDTGPLTKKRMETIDDETVAAAKDFIKRQKDAGKPFFCWWNGTRMHFRTHVRDEHRHKGNDEYTDGMIEHDVHVGQLLDYLEELGLADDTIVMYSTDNGPHYNTWPDAGTTPFRSEKNSNWEGAYRVPCFVRWPNHFPAGKMLNGIVAHEDWLPTFAAAAGDDQIVKKVRDGVELNGRKYHNYLDGHNQLAYLTGKVEESPRHEFIYVNDDGQIVAMRYDDWKAVFLENRGEAFGVWREPFTELRVPLLFNLRRDPFERAQHNATVYNDWFLDRVYLLAPMQQLGGKFLMSMKEYPPSQTPGSFNLEKIQKTIENSMGGN
- a CDS encoding transporter yields the protein MRNWAIIAVLSLAVTQRVGLAQESDRIETDRDSFTPATVTAGAQRLIVESGYSFIDNRSVPETHSFPELIARYGVNEWLEFRIGSNYEVGGAANSISGGAGGDDDFDSTEAESEAKVIYGLKAALTDQDGWMPRSVVIAQAATPTSGVETATHFVGTYAWGWELGEDWLWDSAVRYGDGRDEADNFDRWAPSTVLKCNVVEQWNAHIEYFGIYTDGRAEELSQSYVSPGVHYLVTPDFEVGVRVGWGLGDDAANFFSNVGVGVRY
- a CDS encoding AAA family ATPase gives rise to the protein MTLGFIVGKFYPPHRGHKHLIEAARRQVDQLIVMVAAHPSQTIPGELRKAWLEEIHPDCDIRLVPDELDDDSQQWADFTIRYLGRAPDVVFTSEDYGPVYAGLMGSRHVMIDRERTAFPISATAVRSDPLKHWDMLEPCVRAHFVRRVVLIGAESTGKTTLAQQLAERFDTIWVPEYGREHWERKLAGRTLDDPPPSWSHDEFVDIAQEQQRRENLAARSANRILVCDTNAFATGTWHERYYHARDARVDAIGAADRVDLYLLTPPDVPFVQDGFRDGEHIRHWMHTRFAEQLGSQGVAWALVHGPYNRRFELAEEIIRERYGNSLGV
- the pnuC gene encoding nicotinamide riboside transporter PnuC, with protein sequence MSKESLTMIALGAAAAALAVTMALLGRATWLEAASFVTGTVCVWLTVKESVWNFPIGLLNVATFSVVFFQSRLFADAGLQIIYFILGVVGWRLWLRGGANRTTLRISRSSHRELLLTAIFAACCTLGLWRLLHHAGGSASFWDALTTSLSLVSQWLLNRKRLESWAGWILVDAIYVPLYVYKELYLTALLYAIFLAMAVMGWRAWQRTHRESAAETEFGPLVGVGSP
- a CDS encoding RNA 2'-phosphotransferase; the protein is MNEKQRKPISKSLSYVLRHRPDTIGLELQEGGWVDVPVLLDAMERAGKALALEMLQTIVAECTKQRFEFSSDGSQIRARQGHSVEVDLGYEPTAPPPVLYHGTATRNLDSILADGLMKRNRHHVHLSTNKETMIQVAMRHGKPVLLAVDAARMNAAGCEFYVTGNDIWLTDHVPPEYLSVIEH
- a CDS encoding NUDIX hydrolase, producing the protein MSHESTPQTLYAGRHITMFGRHGWEFVSRNTRRPAVGIVAITDDERVVLVEQFRPPVGRKVVELPAGLAGDISGQEGESLLLAAQRELLEETGYAASRWTELGVGYSSPGLTDESIVLFLAEGLQKVEAGGGDGTESITIHEPPLANVAEWLAAHGAAVDLKLWAGVFAAQEARQARGNQYKQK
- the pncA gene encoding bifunctional nicotinamidase/pyrazinamidase, producing the protein MKALLIIDVQNDFLPGGALAVPRGDEVINAVNLLIPQYELVVATQDWHPPDHGSFAAEHPRRGVGDVVRLGDLDQVLWPTHCVQGEHGAELSNELNHADIHHVVRKGTDPTVDSYSAFFDNARRRSTGLAEYLRSRGVDEVHVAGLATDYCVKATALDAIDLGFRVVLLQHAVRGVDLQPGDCARAIEAMRDAGVEIR
- a CDS encoding ADP-ribosylglycohydrolase family protein → MDRYSHILGCILGAAVGDAAGLRREGLSRRRAARLYGVDAVRPELIFGKGFCSDDTEHTLLAAYSLARTGCQPQEFEREFAQQLKRWIATAPVGVGFATLKACLRLLVGFGPAHSGVRSAGNGPAMRSAILGVVASSTEALIALNRCSTRLTHTDPRAEEGALLVARAARLTIDGNQQTPLELLHAASQDATGDELRRRIANAVAALERGESPQEFADSQDWIGGVTGYVNQSVPAALYCWASSPTDMRACVTNAVLLGGDTDSVASIAGAICGANIGVEGVPGDWVARLSEWPRTTEWMATLARSLDEAAASHSPAQTPSLRWTATLGRNLVVAAVVIELALRRLLPPY
- a CDS encoding NUDIX hydrolase codes for the protein MTHTYEFARPALTVDIVVFALDDDELKVMLIERDLQPFAGAWALPGGFVRVDETLDEAARRELHEETGLHDIYLEQLYTFGQVARDPRERVVTVAFYALVNLAGHSVRASTDARNAAWFSLSDLPKLAFDHADILKTAVERLRNKVSYQPIGFELLPERFTLTQLQRLYELILDRELDKRNFRKKVLAMEFVKETGEIEKDVAHRAARLYRFDKRKYDRLMKQGLHFEI
- the nadE gene encoding NAD(+) synthase, whose amino-acid sequence is MKLLRVAAAALNQTPLDWDGNADNIRRAIAIAREREVQILCLPELCITGYGCEDAFFSHAVAMMAEQVLSELLGETHGMAVSIGLPLLYGGALFNGSALVVDGRLVGVAAKQRLAGDGLHYEPRWFKPWPAGQSATMRLAGEECRVGEMLFEVDGVRIGFEICEDAWVADRPADHLMRRGVDLILNPSASHFAFGKHATRRQLVVESSRTFGVGYVYSNLAGNEAGRVIYDGHTLIAASGELLVSGPRLTMAPVSVIDAVVDVDALRMRRAQSASFQPAVELNAEPAVAVDFSFNNAAPEVRVSRAAAWEAAESSQEEEFTRAITLGLFDYLRKSRAKGFVVSLSGGADSAAVAALVAIMVRLGLEEFGGERFAMLLGIDRSQISAEIDAAALVGRLLTTAYQSTRQSSAITLSAAAAIAKAIGATHYELDVDDVCQSYRSKVEAALGRQLQWSTDDVTLQNIQARARGPSVWMLANVNNALLLATSNRSEAAVGYATMDGDTCGGISPIAGIDKAFLRRWLRWLEVQGPVGIGPLPELAVVNALRPTAELRPAEQSQTDETDLMPYDLLDAIEHQAIGEKRSPGEVLAFVAAEFTQYAQPQLVIWIRRFFELWCRNQWKRERYAPSFHVDDKNLDPKTWCRFPILSGGFRRELRELDAGR
- a CDS encoding ribose-phosphate diphosphokinase codes for the protein MMQLFATASYEYLRDELAGITGGEIGVIERKTFDDVEFYHRIASDVCDRNVVLVGGTISETETLELFDLASGLVHEGARSLTIVAPYYGYATMDRAVRPGEIVKAKTRAQLLSSIPRACAGNRLLLLDLHAEGIQYYFENGLRAVHVYGKPTVTAAIKQLGGERFVLASTDAGRAKWVESLANEIGVPASFVFKKRLADGHPVVTAMNADVEGRQVVIYDDMIRSGRSLLIAAEAYHRAGASGVACVTTHGLFSGDALAEIRRSGVISHVIATNSHPRASKLAQANSVFLTVRSIAGEFAAPLRHVDGGER